A region from the Chthoniobacterales bacterium genome encodes:
- a CDS encoding ATP-dependent Clp protease ATP-binding subunit, with protein MNNFTPRAQQVLALARKEADRFNHNYVGTEHLLLGLIKLGQGVAVNVLQKMGLDLETVRMEVEKQVGSGPETKMVGNIPYTPRVKKVLALAGKEAKTLNHSYVGTEHILLGLLREGEGVAARVLKTLEIDIERTRGEIMKELDPNYTPPEGESDIPQEPSGGGSGKQKDVKTPALRAFGRDLTEIAKKGELDPVIGRKNEIERVIQILCRRTKNNPVLLGEAGVGKTAIAEGLAQEIASGNVPELLRDKKVITLDLALMVAGTKYRGQFEERIKAVMDEIRRTKNVLLFIDELHTIVGAGSAEGAMDASNIIKPALSRGELQCIGATTLTEYRKYIEKDAALERRFQTVKVEAPSVEETIEILKGLRPKYEAHHKAKLTDAALEFAAKLSDRYLTNRFLPDKAIDVMDEAGARARINSMTRPPNVKDIEAEIESIKADKEGAIKAQDFEKAAALRDTEKQAKEKLESILTQWREQREEKEVLVTEDDMMHIVSKWTGVPLNRMEQKEMTKLLTMETELKNSVIGQNEAVIAVSKALRRSRADLKDPRRPIGSFIFLGPTGVGKTFLARTLAEFMFGDQDAIIQIDMSEYMEKFTASRLIGSPPGYVGYEEGGQLSEAVRRRPYSVVLFDEVEKAHPDVMNLMLQILEEGKITDSLGRKIDFRNTIIIMTSNVGAETIKRQTTMGFGAPRNEHNYDLMREKILEEAKRVFKPEFINRLDDLIVFHTLEKADLAQIVDLEVAKTVKRLKYKEIHITLDPSAVEFLIEKGYDPAYGARPMRRAVERYLEDPLAEELLKGTVKTGDTLIAKKGPRDIEFVVQEPEPPQPATAV; from the coding sequence ATGAATAATTTCACTCCTCGTGCTCAACAGGTCCTGGCTCTAGCCCGCAAAGAAGCGGATCGTTTCAACCACAATTACGTGGGCACTGAGCATCTCTTGCTCGGCTTGATCAAACTCGGCCAAGGCGTCGCGGTCAACGTATTGCAAAAAATGGGACTCGACCTCGAAACCGTCCGGATGGAAGTCGAAAAACAGGTCGGCTCCGGTCCTGAGACCAAGATGGTCGGGAATATTCCCTACACGCCGCGGGTGAAAAAAGTCCTCGCGCTCGCCGGCAAGGAAGCGAAGACGCTGAACCACAGCTACGTCGGCACGGAACACATTTTACTGGGACTCCTCCGTGAAGGCGAAGGCGTCGCGGCCCGCGTTTTGAAGACGCTGGAAATCGACATCGAGCGCACTCGCGGCGAGATCATGAAGGAACTCGACCCGAACTACACACCACCCGAAGGCGAGTCGGACATTCCTCAAGAGCCGTCCGGCGGTGGTTCCGGCAAGCAGAAAGATGTGAAAACGCCTGCGCTGCGCGCGTTTGGACGTGACCTGACTGAGATCGCCAAGAAAGGCGAGTTGGACCCGGTCATCGGACGCAAAAACGAGATTGAGCGCGTCATTCAAATTCTCTGCCGCCGCACCAAGAACAACCCCGTCTTGCTCGGCGAGGCTGGCGTTGGCAAAACGGCGATCGCTGAAGGTTTGGCGCAGGAAATCGCGAGCGGCAACGTTCCCGAACTGCTGCGCGACAAGAAAGTGATCACACTCGACTTGGCCCTCATGGTCGCCGGGACGAAATATCGCGGCCAGTTTGAGGAGCGCATCAAAGCCGTCATGGACGAGATCCGCCGGACGAAGAACGTTCTCCTTTTTATCGACGAGTTGCACACAATTGTGGGCGCTGGTTCCGCCGAGGGCGCTATGGATGCGTCGAACATCATCAAGCCCGCGCTGAGCCGGGGCGAGTTGCAGTGCATTGGCGCGACTACGCTGACCGAGTACCGCAAATACATCGAGAAAGACGCCGCTCTGGAACGCCGTTTCCAGACCGTGAAAGTCGAGGCCCCGAGCGTCGAGGAAACCATCGAGATTTTGAAGGGGCTCCGTCCAAAATACGAGGCGCACCACAAGGCCAAGCTCACCGACGCCGCGCTCGAATTTGCCGCGAAGCTCTCGGATCGTTATCTGACGAATCGTTTTCTGCCAGACAAGGCGATCGACGTGATGGATGAAGCCGGTGCCCGCGCCCGGATTAATTCCATGACGCGCCCGCCGAATGTGAAGGACATCGAAGCCGAGATCGAGTCGATCAAGGCCGACAAGGAAGGCGCGATCAAGGCCCAGGATTTTGAAAAAGCCGCCGCCCTGCGCGACACCGAAAAACAGGCCAAGGAGAAGCTCGAATCCATTCTGACTCAATGGCGCGAACAGCGCGAGGAGAAGGAGGTGCTCGTGACCGAAGACGACATGATGCACATCGTTTCCAAGTGGACCGGCGTGCCGCTGAATCGGATGGAGCAAAAGGAAATGACCAAGCTCCTGACCATGGAGACGGAGTTGAAAAACAGCGTCATCGGCCAGAACGAGGCGGTCATCGCGGTGAGCAAGGCCTTGCGCCGCAGCCGCGCGGACTTGAAAGATCCGCGCCGCCCGATTGGGTCCTTCATTTTCCTCGGCCCCACGGGCGTGGGTAAAACCTTCCTGGCGAGGACTTTAGCTGAATTCATGTTCGGCGATCAGGATGCCATCATCCAGATCGACATGTCCGAATACATGGAGAAATTCACCGCCTCACGCCTGATCGGTTCGCCTCCGGGCTACGTCGGATACGAGGAGGGCGGCCAGCTTTCCGAGGCCGTGCGCCGTCGTCCTTACAGCGTCGTGCTGTTCGATGAAGTGGAAAAAGCGCACCCTGATGTGATGAATCTCATGCTCCAGATTTTGGAGGAGGGAAAAATCACCGATTCGCTCGGACGCAAAATCGACTTCAGAAATACGATCATCATTATGACCTCGAACGTCGGAGCCGAGACGATCAAACGCCAGACCACGATGGGCTTCGGTGCGCCACGCAATGAGCACAACTACGATCTAATGCGCGAGAAAATCCTCGAAGAAGCGAAACGCGTCTTCAAACCGGAGTTCATCAACCGTCTGGACGACTTGATTGTTTTCCATACATTGGAAAAAGCCGACCTCGCCCAGATCGTCGATCTCGAAGTCGCGAAGACCGTTAAGCGTCTCAAATACAAGGAAATCCATATCACCCTTGATCCGTCTGCTGTCGAATTTCTCATCGAAAAAGGATACGACCCAGCCTACGGCGCGCGTCCGATGCGGCGTGCAGTCGAGCGTTACTTGGAAGACCCGCTGGCGGAGGAATTGCTCAAGGGCACGGTGAAAACCGGCGACACCTTGATTGCCAAAAAAGGCCCGCGCGACATCGAGTTCGTGGTTCAGGAACCCGAACCGCCGCAGCCTGCGACCGCAGTCTGA
- a CDS encoding DUF4912 domain-containing protein: MGNDPKTSRLDEAETSEQPFKISTEPTIASRVVTPAAVEAIPEIPIEEPALATSSASAAGYENLGELPASYQTGQIYLAARDPHWLFVYWDLDLESFDRSLMVEDEATFYLKVYTEKGELTDQIRVNTQAKNWYFPINDAGVPYYVELGFNDVRSKWSVVGTSNIALAPADTFTEGQAEFASVPFHLSFNRMLEMVQNDMEAGSSLVRSLARLQGDATKNLQQIASDWTDEQRNLLETLVGSDLVSQISLGSADIDQIFRKRLAEALSESLSSPSSSEMSFLQNLVGSTWHESSLFSGIGASWSGESSWVTAVGGESSWSGALGSSWSAQPFGGESRDFFMHVNAEVIFYGGTHPDATVWIDGKEIALAKDGSFRYHFRLPDGEFEIPIVAESPDGVEIRSAKLLFKRGTTRSGEVGSTSQPVHLEAPMGAR; the protein is encoded by the coding sequence ATGGGAAACGATCCAAAAACATCCAGGCTAGACGAAGCTGAAACCAGCGAGCAGCCTTTCAAAATCAGCACCGAACCAACCATCGCCAGTCGGGTCGTCACTCCCGCGGCCGTGGAAGCCATCCCGGAGATTCCCATTGAGGAGCCGGCCCTGGCCACCAGTTCCGCCAGCGCCGCAGGCTACGAAAACCTCGGCGAATTGCCCGCTTCCTATCAGACGGGCCAGATTTATCTCGCCGCCCGCGATCCGCACTGGCTTTTCGTTTATTGGGATCTCGATCTGGAAAGTTTCGACCGCAGTCTGATGGTCGAGGACGAGGCGACTTTTTATCTGAAGGTTTACACGGAAAAGGGCGAGTTGACCGATCAAATCCGCGTCAACACGCAGGCGAAAAATTGGTATTTCCCGATCAACGACGCCGGCGTGCCCTATTACGTCGAGTTGGGTTTCAATGATGTTCGCTCGAAATGGTCCGTCGTCGGCACGTCGAATATCGCCCTCGCGCCCGCCGATACATTCACCGAAGGCCAGGCGGAATTTGCCTCAGTGCCCTTCCATTTGAGTTTCAATCGAATGCTGGAAATGGTTCAGAACGACATGGAAGCCGGCAGTTCGCTGGTGAGATCGCTGGCCCGGTTGCAGGGCGATGCGACGAAAAACCTCCAACAAATCGCCAGCGACTGGACGGACGAGCAGCGCAATCTGCTCGAGACCCTGGTTGGTTCGGACCTCGTTTCCCAGATCAGCCTCGGCTCGGCGGACATCGACCAGATTTTCCGCAAACGTCTCGCCGAGGCGCTTTCGGAATCGCTCAGCTCGCCGAGTTCCAGCGAAATGTCGTTCCTGCAAAACCTCGTCGGCTCGACCTGGCACGAGAGCAGTCTTTTCAGTGGAATCGGAGCAAGCTGGTCCGGTGAATCGAGTTGGGTCACCGCCGTCGGCGGCGAATCCAGCTGGTCGGGAGCCTTGGGTTCGAGCTGGAGCGCGCAGCCGTTTGGCGGCGAGAGCCGGGACTTTTTCATGCACGTGAATGCCGAGGTCATTTTCTACGGCGGCACGCATCCTGATGCGACCGTCTGGATCGATGGCAAGGAAATCGCCCTCGCGAAGGACGGCAGCTTCCGCTACCACTTCCGGCTGCCCGATGGGGAATTTGAAATTCCAATCGTCGCCGAGTCACCCGATGGCGTGGAGATTCGTTCGGCCAAACTGCTTTTCAAGCGCGGCACCACCCGTTCAGGTGAGGTCGGTTCGACCAGCCAGCCCGTACATCTGGAAGCCCCGATGGGCGCCCGTTGA
- the hisF gene encoding imidazole glycerol phosphate synthase subunit HisF: MFTKRVIPCLDVTNGRVVKGTQFLELRDAGDPVECALAYNNQGADELVFLDITASSDNRNTMIDVVERTADQCFMPLTVGGGIRTVADVRAMLLAGADKVSMNTAAIANPGLISAAAEGFGSQCVVVAIDARKNDRGGWTVYTHGGRKPTELDAIAWAIEAEKRGAGEILLTSMDADGTKDGYDLALTAAVSERIGIPVIASGGAGKLEHLARVLDEGKADAVLAASIFHFGEFTVGDVKRYLRAQGVPVRLE; this comes from the coding sequence ATGTTTACCAAACGCGTTATTCCCTGTCTTGATGTGACCAATGGACGGGTGGTGAAGGGCACGCAGTTTCTGGAATTGCGCGATGCAGGCGACCCGGTCGAATGCGCCCTCGCCTATAATAATCAGGGTGCGGACGAGCTTGTTTTTCTGGACATCACGGCTTCGTCCGACAATCGCAATACCATGATCGATGTCGTCGAACGCACGGCGGATCAATGTTTCATGCCGCTAACCGTTGGAGGAGGGATTCGCACGGTGGCCGATGTCCGCGCGATGCTCCTGGCCGGAGCGGACAAGGTGAGCATGAACACGGCGGCGATTGCGAATCCGGGTCTGATTAGCGCGGCGGCGGAAGGTTTTGGGTCGCAATGTGTCGTCGTCGCCATCGACGCTCGGAAAAACGACCGCGGCGGCTGGACGGTTTACACGCATGGCGGGCGCAAGCCGACGGAGCTGGATGCGATTGCCTGGGCAATCGAGGCCGAAAAACGCGGCGCGGGTGAGATTCTACTCACGAGCATGGACGCCGACGGCACAAAGGACGGCTACGATCTCGCGCTGACCGCAGCCGTGAGCGAGCGTATCGGCATTCCCGTGATCGCCAGCGGCGGTGCGGGAAAACTGGAGCATCTGGCCCGCGTGCTCGACGAAGGAAAAGCCGACGCCGTGCTCGCAGCGAGCATTTTCCATTTTGGAGAATTCACCGTCGGAGACGTGAAACGCTACCTCCGCGCCCAAGGCGTGCCGGTGCGACTGGAGTAG
- a CDS encoding ABC transporter ATP-binding protein translates to MRRRHSRDDTFRILRRFFSYLVPYRGRFLVVLLLLLTVAALELVRPYLVGAVIDRVTRTQPWSGILWLLAGFSAAVVFKVFATLARNYLLQKTGMRVTCDMRINIFAHLQKLSLRFYDERQTGKIVTRVANDTGAMFSLVSGASVNLIGDLVTVSGVLVVLACTHWKLALVTYCVLPLFLMNFFWHRRRLRVEARRHRRNWDKVIGFLNERIASSRLVRAFATEEIEMNQFNLRIEKDLVNFTRLLWRNGLLGGGAELVTGLGTLVVLGYGSWLAWHHIDGFTVGQLVAFNFYLALLYTPITRIVDANSVIQTAVVALEQIFNVMDTQPAVPENDLLPALPTVRGEVTFDHVSFGYKSHQDTLRDVHFAVAPGKMLALVGPSGAGKSTIITLLARFYEATEGRILIDGRDIRDFNVQSLRRQIGIVMQENILFSGSIRENIKYGKPDATDEEMIEAARAANAHDFIEKFANSYNSEIGERGVTLSGGQRQRIAIARVILKNPRILILDEATSALDSVSERLIQEALERLMSSRTTLVIAHRLSTIVKANEILVMDAGRVVEQGTHATLMAQNGLYATLHSLQFAE, encoded by the coding sequence ATGCGCAGACGCCACTCCCGCGACGACACCTTTCGGATTCTGCGACGGTTTTTTAGTTATCTCGTGCCCTATCGCGGGCGGTTTTTGGTCGTTCTGCTGCTTTTATTGACCGTCGCCGCGCTCGAACTCGTCCGTCCGTATCTGGTCGGAGCCGTCATCGACCGGGTCACGCGCACGCAGCCCTGGAGCGGAATCCTCTGGCTCCTCGCCGGCTTCTCAGCGGCGGTGGTTTTCAAAGTCTTCGCCACGCTCGCCCGCAATTATCTTCTGCAAAAAACCGGGATGCGCGTGACCTGCGACATGCGGATCAACATTTTCGCGCACCTCCAGAAGCTCTCCCTGCGTTTCTACGATGAGCGGCAAACGGGGAAAATCGTCACCCGCGTTGCCAACGACACCGGGGCCATGTTTAGCCTCGTCTCAGGCGCGTCGGTCAACCTCATCGGCGACCTCGTTACCGTCAGCGGCGTCCTTGTGGTGCTCGCCTGCACGCATTGGAAACTGGCGCTCGTCACCTACTGCGTGCTGCCGTTGTTCTTGATGAACTTCTTCTGGCATCGCCGCCGTTTGCGGGTCGAGGCACGCCGCCACCGGCGCAACTGGGACAAAGTAATCGGGTTTCTCAACGAGCGCATCGCCTCGTCTCGGCTCGTGCGCGCCTTCGCCACGGAGGAAATCGAGATGAACCAATTCAACCTCCGCATCGAAAAGGACCTCGTTAATTTCACCCGCCTCCTCTGGCGCAACGGACTGCTTGGCGGCGGCGCGGAACTCGTCACCGGCCTCGGGACTTTGGTCGTGCTCGGCTACGGCTCGTGGCTGGCCTGGCATCACATCGACGGATTCACCGTGGGCCAGCTCGTCGCCTTTAATTTCTATCTCGCCCTCCTCTACACGCCGATCACCCGGATCGTGGACGCGAATTCCGTGATTCAGACCGCCGTCGTCGCGCTGGAACAAATCTTCAATGTCATGGACACGCAGCCTGCCGTGCCGGAAAACGACCTGCTGCCCGCGCTGCCGACGGTGCGCGGCGAGGTGACTTTTGATCACGTTTCATTTGGCTACAAGTCGCATCAGGACACGTTACGCGATGTCCATTTCGCCGTGGCTCCGGGGAAAATGCTGGCGCTGGTCGGCCCGAGCGGCGCGGGAAAAAGCACCATCATCACCCTGCTCGCACGGTTTTACGAGGCGACCGAGGGCCGGATATTGATCGACGGACGGGACATCCGCGACTTCAACGTCCAGTCGCTCCGCCGCCAGATCGGGATCGTCATGCAGGAAAACATCCTTTTTTCCGGCTCCATCCGCGAAAACATCAAATACGGCAAACCCGACGCCACCGACGAGGAAATGATCGAGGCTGCCCGGGCGGCGAACGCGCACGACTTCATCGAGAAATTTGCCAACAGCTACAACTCCGAGATCGGCGAACGGGGCGTCACCCTTTCCGGCGGGCAGCGTCAGCGCATCGCCATCGCCCGGGTGATCTTAAAAAACCCGCGCATCCTCATTCTCGACGAGGCGACGTCGGCACTCGACAGCGTCTCCGAGCGGCTCATTCAGGAAGCGCTCGAACGTCTCATGAGCAGCCGCACGACGCTGGTCATCGCGCACCGGCTGAGCACCATCGTGAAGGCGAATGAAATTCTCGTGATGGACGCTGGCCGCGTGGTCGAGCAAGGAACGCACGCCACCTTGATGGCGCAAAACGGTCTTTACGCCACGCTCCACAGCCTGCAATTCGCCGAGTAG
- a CDS encoding peptide chain release factor-like protein, giving the protein MDTEFAAALRKLGLRIEDVEETFKRSSGPGGQNVNKVSTSVTLVHRPSGLQVSVQDHRSQLSNRQLARERLIATIKEQRAASRAALKSEREKVKRANRPKPRGLKERILQQKKRRGDTKKMRGRVE; this is encoded by the coding sequence ATGGACACCGAATTTGCCGCCGCCCTCCGCAAGCTCGGGCTGCGCATCGAGGACGTTGAGGAAACCTTCAAACGTTCCTCGGGGCCGGGCGGGCAGAACGTCAACAAAGTCAGCACGTCCGTCACGCTGGTCCATCGTCCCAGTGGACTGCAAGTGAGCGTGCAGGATCATCGTTCGCAACTCTCGAATCGGCAGCTCGCTCGCGAACGCCTCATTGCCACAATCAAAGAACAGCGGGCCGCCAGCCGGGCTGCATTGAAATCGGAGCGGGAAAAAGTGAAACGCGCCAACCGCCCGAAGCCGCGCGGACTGAAGGAGCGCATCCTCCAGCAGAAGAAACGCCGCGGCGACACGAAGAAAATGCGCGGACGAGTCGAGTGA
- the sucC gene encoding ADP-forming succinate--CoA ligase subunit beta, with the protein MNIHEYQARELFAKFNVATQPGSVASTPAEAEQIAAKLGGKIVVKSQIHAGGRGKGVFKNGFKGGVHLCATPVEAGELAGKMLGQVLVTHQTGPEGKEVSKVFVGAAVNIQRELYFAILQDRATSGYTIIASTEGGVNIEDVAEHTPEKIHHEPVHPTLGLQSYQSRKLAQILGLDGKLMNQAVKLFGNLYKLFIECDCSMVEVNPLVVTDRGELLALDAKFGFDDNALYRHPDILAMRDKTEEDPREVAASEFQLNYIGLDGNIACLVNGAGLAMATMDIIQYAGGNPANFLDVGGGATKEQVAAAFRIILADPKVEGILVNIFGGIMDCDIIAHGILAAAAETGLSIPLVVRLEGNNVAAGKATLASSDLKVIGGDNILDAAQKIVAAVSDAKKAA; encoded by the coding sequence ATGAACATCCACGAGTACCAAGCCCGCGAACTTTTTGCGAAATTTAATGTCGCCACACAACCCGGCAGCGTCGCCTCGACTCCAGCGGAAGCCGAACAGATCGCCGCAAAACTGGGTGGCAAGATCGTCGTCAAATCGCAGATTCACGCTGGAGGACGCGGCAAGGGCGTTTTCAAAAACGGCTTCAAGGGCGGCGTCCATTTGTGTGCAACTCCCGTGGAAGCCGGGGAGCTCGCCGGAAAAATGCTCGGCCAAGTGCTGGTGACGCATCAGACCGGACCCGAAGGCAAGGAAGTGAGCAAAGTCTTTGTCGGCGCCGCGGTAAACATCCAGCGCGAGTTGTATTTCGCCATTTTGCAGGACCGCGCGACGAGCGGTTACACGATCATCGCGAGCACCGAAGGCGGCGTGAATATCGAGGACGTGGCCGAGCACACGCCGGAGAAAATTCACCACGAACCCGTCCACCCCACACTTGGGTTGCAGTCGTATCAAAGTCGCAAGCTGGCACAAATCCTGGGTCTCGACGGCAAGCTGATGAATCAGGCGGTGAAGCTTTTTGGCAATCTCTACAAGCTCTTCATCGAGTGCGATTGCTCGATGGTGGAAGTCAACCCGCTGGTCGTCACGGACAGGGGCGAATTGCTCGCGCTCGATGCGAAATTTGGCTTCGACGACAACGCTCTCTATCGCCATCCCGACATCCTCGCGATGCGCGACAAGACCGAGGAAGACCCGCGCGAAGTCGCCGCATCGGAGTTCCAATTGAATTACATCGGTCTCGACGGAAACATCGCCTGTCTGGTCAACGGAGCCGGGCTCGCCATGGCGACGATGGACATTATTCAATACGCCGGCGGCAACCCCGCGAACTTCCTCGACGTCGGCGGCGGCGCGACCAAGGAGCAAGTCGCAGCAGCCTTCCGAATCATCCTGGCCGACCCCAAAGTCGAAGGCATTCTCGTGAATATTTTTGGCGGCATCATGGATTGCGACATCATCGCCCACGGGATTTTGGCCGCGGCTGCGGAGACGGGTTTGAGCATTCCCCTCGTCGTCCGGCTCGAAGGCAACAACGTCGCCGCTGGCAAAGCCACGCTGGCTTCCAGCGATCTGAAAGTTATCGGAGGCGACAACATTCTCGACGCCGCCCAGAAGATCGTCGCAGCCGTCAGCGACGCTAAAAAAGCCGCCTAA
- the sucD gene encoding succinate--CoA ligase subunit alpha: MSILVTPTTKILIQGITGSFGARHAQLSLDYGSQVVAGVTPGKGGQLFANVVPIFDTVSQAVRETGATVSAIFVPPPFAADAILEGVDAGLDLVICITEGIPVNDMVKVKHAMKGSKTRLIGPNCPGIVTPGTGENSHGGCRIGIAPGYIHKKGNVGVVSRSGTLTYEAVFQLTTRGYGQSTCVGIGGDPVNGTSHLDILKMFNDDPETEAIIMIGEIGGTAEEEAAEWAGQYCKKPIAGFIAGATAPPGRRMGHAGAIVSGGKGTAAAKIAALEAAGIAVSPTPAGMADTLLKHWKR; this comes from the coding sequence ATGTCCATTCTTGTCACGCCCACTACTAAGATTCTCATCCAAGGCATCACTGGCAGCTTTGGCGCGCGCCATGCCCAGCTTTCGCTCGACTACGGCAGCCAGGTTGTCGCCGGGGTTACGCCTGGAAAAGGCGGCCAGTTGTTTGCCAATGTCGTGCCAATTTTCGACACGGTCTCGCAAGCGGTGAGAGAAACCGGAGCCACTGTTTCGGCGATTTTTGTTCCGCCACCGTTCGCTGCCGACGCCATTTTGGAAGGCGTCGATGCCGGTCTCGATCTCGTGATTTGCATCACGGAAGGCATTCCGGTGAATGACATGGTGAAGGTGAAACACGCCATGAAAGGCAGCAAAACCCGTCTGATCGGCCCGAATTGCCCCGGCATCGTCACGCCTGGCACGGGGGAGAATTCCCATGGCGGCTGCCGCATCGGCATCGCACCCGGTTACATTCATAAAAAGGGCAACGTCGGTGTCGTTTCGCGCTCGGGCACGCTCACTTACGAGGCTGTTTTCCAACTCACCACGCGCGGTTATGGCCAATCGACTTGCGTTGGTATCGGCGGCGATCCGGTCAATGGCACGAGCCATTTGGACATTCTGAAAATGTTCAACGACGACCCCGAGACCGAGGCGATCATCATGATCGGCGAAATCGGTGGCACCGCTGAGGAAGAAGCCGCTGAATGGGCGGGTCAGTATTGCAAGAAGCCGATCGCGGGCTTCATTGCCGGAGCCACCGCGCCTCCCGGACGCCGGATGGGTCACGCCGGGGCCATCGTCAGCGGAGGCAAAGGCACCGCCGCCGCCAAAATTGCCGCTCTCGAAGCCGCTGGCATCGCCGTTTCCCCGACGCCTGCCGGAATGGCCGACACGCTGCTGAAACACTGGAAGCGCTAA